Proteins from a single region of Hordeum vulgare subsp. vulgare chromosome 6H, MorexV3_pseudomolecules_assembly, whole genome shotgun sequence:
- the LOC123404652 gene encoding disease resistance protein Pik-2-like has product MEPVLVSAATGALKPVLEKLATLVGDKYKRFKHVHREVSLLRDELATMHAFLLEMLEEESPNERDKLWMKEVRELSYDMEDCVDDFIQDIESDGFIEEMKNWLGMMMARGRTASEIHGLKKQVIELSKRNGRYKTEVRQSNASHKVKEDFSQTMNKGTLHARALVRLNSTPVAIDKPKAEIIKLLTEVDGCGSPEQLKIVSIVGSGGMGKTTLANQVYQELKVGFQCLAFLSVSRSPNMMNILRRILSQVSRQPYANTIEGSEEDLVLKINEFLQDKRYFIVVDDIWSVDTWDIIKRVFPKTSIGSRIITTTRINAVAKSCRSSFNGHIHDIGPLDIEHSRQVFCRIVFGPKEHCPSHLEEVLNQILKKCDGLPLAIIAISGLLANKESTVSKWNEVKDSIGRALERNNSVENMMKILSLSYFDLPSDLKTCLLYLSIFPEDTIIEKKNLIRRWIAEGIIHKDSRYTIHEVGEMYFNELVNRCLVQPVKDRYDHKVTRCRVHDVILDFIVSKSIEDNFITLVGVPCVPINDKMKVRRLSLQNGGEGNSTLPKHLVLSHARSLSVFGNTDGIPPLNVFIHLRILDFGGIKQLKEHYLTNIGMLLHLRYINLRGTGVSKLPKGIRHLRYLEMLDLRSTEVGELPASLLNLRKLVYLLTDGAVKFPDGIMKLEALEVLKRVRVFSQTSNFLQELGQLKNLRKLFITLQDDSSTRRETEEINELYKVTASSLRSLVSLNLRSLKIMSGGSFLQQEPLCPAMLNLQKLILIRSPVQQVPEWMLLLVNLQELRIEVEGIRQKDLCILGSLPALLILEVEARGCSKDAKLTVGGEVGFPCLLKFLYYIAGEGMNLMFTTGSMPMLEMLKIYFEPDETKALATGAFEFGLGNLPRLATVEVGGLTRASRVVQAAAKACLERAVRAHPNRPALLNDTLRAHPARRFRP; this is encoded by the exons ATGGAGCCGGTTCTGGTGAGTGCTGCCACGGGGGCCCTGAAACCCGTCCTGGAGAAGCTGGCCACTCTGGTCGGCGACAAGTATAAGCGTTTCAAGCATGTGCATCGCGAGGTGAGCCTTCTCAGGGATGAGCTCGCCACGATGCATGCATTTCTCCTTGagatgttggaggaggagagtccCAATGAGCGAGACAAGTTGTGGATGAAGGAGGTGCGGGAATTGTCCTACGATATGGAGGACTGCGTTGATGACTTCATACAAGATATTGAATCAGATGGTTTCATAGAAGAAATGAAGAACTGGCTGGGGATGATGATGGCTCGCGGTCGGACAGCTAGCGAGATCCATGGTTTGAAGAAACAAGTCATTGAGCTTAGTAAGAGGAATGGAAGGTACAAGACTGAGGTGAGACAGAGTAATGCAAGTCACAAGGTAAAAGAAGACTTCTCTCAGACTATGAATAAAGGAACCCTTCACGCCAGAGCTCTTGTTAGGCTTAACAGTACACCCGTTGCAATTGATAAACCTAAGGCTGAGATTATCAAATTGCTAACTGAAGTGGATGGATGTGGGTCACCAGAGCAATTGAAGATAGTCTCCATTGTTGGGTCTGGAGGAATGGGCAAGACAACTCTTGCAAATCAAGTGTATCAAGAGCTTAAAGTAGGATTCCAGTGCCTGGCTTTCTTATCTGTGTCACGAAGTCCAAACATGATGAACATTCTAAGAAGAATCCTTAGTCAAGTTAGCAGGCAACCTTATGCTAATACTATAGAAGGGAGCGAAGAAGATCTGGTTCTCAAGATCAACGAGTTCCTACAAGACAAAAG GtactttattgttgttgatgatatATGGAGTGTGGATACATGGGATATTATTAAGCGTGTATTCCCCAAGACCAGTATCGGCAGTAGAATAATCACCACTACTCGTATAAATGCTGTGGCTAAATCATGCCGCTCATCATTCAATGGTCATATTCACGATATAGGCCCTCTTGATATTGAGCACTCAAGGCAGGTATTCTGCAGAATAGTATTCGGCCCCAAAGAACACTGCCCTTCTCACCTTGAAGAAGTTCTGAatcaaattttgaaaaaatgtgaTGGTTTGCCTTTGGCGATCATTGCAATATCCGGCTTGCTGGCTAACAAAGAAAGTACAGTGTCTAAATGGAatgaagtgaaagattcaattggcCGTGCACTTGAAAGAAATAATAGTGTTGAAAATATGATGAAGATATTGTCACTTAGTTACTTTGATCTGCCTTCTGATCTCAAAACTTGTCTCCTATATCTCAGTATATTTCCAGAAGATACTATTATCGAGAAGAAAAATCTGATAAGAAGATGGATTGCTGAAGGAATCATTCACAAAGACAGCAGATACACAATACATGAGGTAGGAGAGATGTATTTCAATGAACTGGTCAACAGGTGTTTGGTCCAACCTGTGAAAGACAGATATGATCATAAGGTGACTCGCTGTAGAGTTCATGATGTAATTCTTGATTTCATCGTATCCAAGTCCATTGAAGATAACTTCATTACTTTGGTTGGTGTTCCCTGTGTACCTATAAATGACAAAATGAAAGTTCGCCGGCTCTCTCTCCAAAATGGCGGAGAAGGAAATTCTACCCTGCCAAAACATCTGGTATTGtcccatgcacgatcactcagtGTTTTTGGGAATACAGATGGAATCCCTCCATTGAATGTATTTATTCATTTGCGTATTCTGGATTTTGGGGGTATCAAGCAGTTGAAGGAACATTATCTTACAAATATCGGGATGTTGCTTCATCTAAGGTACATCAACCTCAGGGGAACAGGAGTAAGTAAACTGCCAAAAGGAATCCGCCATCTACGGTACCTAGAGATGTTGGATCTAAGAAGCACAGAAGTAGGTGAACTGCCAGCAAGTCTATTAAATCTCAGAAAATTGGTGTATCTATTGACTGATGGTGCTGTTAAATTTCCTGATGGAATTATGAAGTTGGAAGCACTTGAGGTGTTGAAACGGGTGAGGGTTTTCAGTCAGACATCTAACTTCTTGCAAGAACTTGGGCAGCTAAAGAATCTGAGGAAGTTGTTCATTACTTTACAGGATGATTCTAGTACACGTCGAGAAACAGAGGAAATCAATGAGTTGTACAAAGTTACTGCTTCTTCTCTTCGTAGCCTTGTCTCTCTGAACCTTCGTTCTCTGAAAATTATGAGCGGGGGCAGCTTCTTACAGCAGGAACCTTTGTGCCCCGCTATGCTTAACCTCCAGAAACTCATCTTAATTCGTTCGCCAGTCCAGCAGGTTCCAGAATGGATGCTCTTACTTGTCAACCTCCAAGAGTTACGCATTGAAGTGGAGGGAATCAGACAGAAGGATCTGTGTATCCTTGGAAGCTTACCCGCTCTGCTCATTCTGGAAGTAGAAGCAAGAGGGTGTTCTAAAGATGCAAAGCTGACAGTCGGTGGCGAAGTGGGGTTCCCATGCTTGTTGAAgtttctttattatatagctggtGAAGGTATGAATCTGATGTTTACAACAGGCTCCATGCCAATGCTGGAAATGCTCAAGATTTATTTCGAGCCGGATGAAACTAAGGCACTCGCTACTGGTGCCTTCGAGTTTGGACTTGGAAACCTCCCCCGCCTCGCTACTGTCGAAGTCGGTGGCTTGACTCGCGCGAGCAGAGTCGTTCAGGCTGCTGCGAAGGCTTGCCTCGAGAGAGCAGTCAGAGCACATCCAAACCGCCCCGCCCTACTGAATGATACACTCAGGGCACATCCTGCCCGCAGGTTCAGGCCATAG